In Crinalium epipsammum PCC 9333, the following are encoded in one genomic region:
- a CDS encoding right-handed parallel beta-helix repeat-containing protein, which translates to MAAVPTSTCQDTELIPPDCYPQKLTSKTGEVLHIRVTVNSNQDGAIKPDAVLSLREAIQIVNGTLAVERLSDAEKAGVESLNANTPSRIEFNLPPDQTTIPLIKALPPLASPGLVIDGTTQPGYDAKKSATAEIAIPIPVVAITTAENVEVLRGLTIIADGVTIRGLNLYGFTAKSDRTALTPPADIFIAHRLIPADRSEQKSPGKFLPFYEGNIPPKNVVIENNWLGILSNGRVPVTTSAFGVSVFNSLGTMIRRNRIANHDGSGIITSVKAENLQVIENIIDNNGLAGIPDAIRLEGVINQSQVSSNLICGNNGSGVFLFKPQGAVKIENNQIKLNGRSFRRAAIYLMGNDHQVMGNQISNQTGSGVVVASFPKSDRNLIQNNKFAGLEGLSIDLITQQNVRVEDFQQGDGPNPLRNSPNRRLETGNSAINAPEFLAREFLVIDGKVNVDGKADPGSQIDIYRVSENNAKTTATNYYLANYHPLSELLRTVTTDAEGRFGATLLNLQPGDKISAIATDPQYGTSEPAFNAVVRFVDGAIPIKSTVTDVAIPQCLTNSAIAPTARKQSQAISLGLFRNNHFASDKYNITPASATQLKQIVENLLMRKTIERQAQNQQVEVREGNYEK; encoded by the coding sequence GTGGCAGCAGTGCCAACATCCACTTGCCAAGACACTGAGTTAATACCTCCAGATTGCTATCCCCAAAAACTCACTTCCAAAACAGGGGAGGTGCTTCATATCAGGGTGACAGTTAATAGCAATCAAGATGGTGCAATTAAACCTGATGCTGTCCTGAGTTTGCGAGAAGCAATTCAGATAGTTAATGGTACTTTAGCGGTGGAACGTTTAAGTGATGCTGAAAAAGCTGGAGTTGAATCGCTTAATGCTAATACGCCGTCTCGAATTGAATTTAACTTACCACCAGACCAAACAACAATTCCTTTAATTAAAGCTTTGCCACCCTTAGCAAGCCCAGGGCTGGTTATTGACGGCACAACTCAGCCAGGGTATGACGCTAAGAAATCTGCCACTGCTGAAATTGCCATCCCTATTCCTGTTGTGGCAATTACTACTGCTGAAAATGTTGAGGTGCTACGGGGATTAACAATAATTGCTGATGGGGTGACAATTCGAGGATTAAATTTGTATGGATTTACAGCTAAAAGCGATCGCACAGCATTAACACCCCCCGCAGATATTTTTATTGCCCATCGTCTCATTCCTGCCGATAGAAGTGAGCAAAAAAGCCCAGGAAAATTTTTACCCTTTTATGAAGGAAATATTCCGCCAAAAAATGTAGTAATTGAGAACAACTGGTTGGGCATTCTAAGTAATGGAAGGGTACCAGTAACAACTTCAGCATTTGGAGTTTCTGTGTTTAATAGCTTAGGAACAATGATTCGGCGCAATAGAATTGCTAACCATGATGGCAGTGGTATTATTACCTCTGTCAAAGCCGAGAATTTGCAAGTCATAGAAAATATTATTGACAATAATGGTCTGGCTGGGATACCTGATGCTATTCGCTTAGAAGGGGTAATTAATCAGTCGCAAGTTAGCTCTAATTTAATTTGTGGGAATAATGGCAGTGGGGTGTTTTTATTCAAACCTCAAGGTGCTGTTAAAATTGAAAATAACCAAATTAAGTTGAATGGTAGAAGTTTCCGTCGTGCTGCAATTTACTTGATGGGAAATGATCATCAAGTGATGGGAAATCAAATTAGTAATCAAACTGGTTCAGGGGTTGTAGTTGCTAGTTTCCCTAAGAGCGATCGCAATTTAATTCAAAACAACAAATTTGCAGGTTTAGAAGGTTTGAGTATTGATTTAATTACTCAGCAAAATGTCAGGGTTGAAGATTTTCAACAAGGTGATGGTCCAAATCCTCTACGCAATTCACCAAATAGACGATTAGAAACTGGAAATTCTGCAATTAATGCCCCAGAATTTTTAGCTAGAGAGTTTTTGGTGATAGATGGCAAGGTAAATGTGGATGGTAAAGCTGATCCAGGTTCCCAAATAGATATATATAGGGTAAGTGAAAATAATGCTAAAACAACAGCAACTAACTATTATTTAGCAAATTATCATCCTTTATCTGAATTACTAAGAACTGTTACGACTGATGCAGAAGGACGGTTTGGTGCTACTCTTTTAAATTTACAACCTGGGGATAAAATTAGTGCGATCGCAACTGATCCTCAATACGGAACCTCAGAACCCGCTTTTAATGCTGTAGTGCGTTTTGTTGATGGCGCTATTCCTATTAAATCAACAGTTACAGATGTAGCTATACCCCAGTGTCTAACGAATAGTGCGATCGCACCAACTGCCCGCAAACAATCCCAGGCTATTAGTTTAGGATTATTCCGGAATAATCATTTTGCTTCAGATAAATATAATATTACCCCTGCTAGTGCCACCCAATTAAAACAAATTGTTGAAAATTTGTTGATGCGAAAAACAATTGAACGCCAAGCCCAAAATCAGCAAGTAGAAGTAAGGGAAGGTAATTATGAGAAATAA
- a CDS encoding DUF11 domain-containing protein has protein sequence MNFLTVKRPIKSINGCLHILAASAITGGILQIAAIAGAQTQANCPRQSIENQAVSVYQDTSSQGSPDVSSSSNLVINCLSRQLTTINTAGITDSNSNRILRDLTEALMTVLRRDTNLTSEEANKAVMVATQAWAKLPANSSITTIFTAARTAIVAALPNKANLLDSVGTSSKVLSLAKGLKSNKANLSDNIGFSSEQQVSNLAKQVLKQALILAGIPKETAEQMVEMIPLDQSISNGFQSVKSAYPKQIQALNQVQQNLVGELDNLKQEIQTQLISGNELAFAFVLRNTKLTEDDNTGDIDFWIPNPAEEQIKFLTGSGTVTAVKYQVLNAQGDITAQGTVTDSQFIRVAKGGELKVWVMLKLGTVLSAGSGWVVALNNSVTGEVVQQSTVSFTSALTDPFGRITSCTGGTLANYQGFNVGLYEPDANDSTGTGIAGIVPLTGTELPDNPNNQVPRGITPNTQNSNPFNLTNSDQGRYSFLLDKSRGQLSVGKTYILLVNTPSGSNYRGRRVRIKIDGITKQADNSEIVKYTATSLDDLPISILFQPGQSLPTKTDENSTKTGEIASFVETGEIVIENAEAQGLSLAVVSLFTSVCEASELQIVKTGDRAAAEPGDTVIYRLSIRNLSNTNINNLEITDNLPLGFKFLPESVRASLPISGKTNPVAITSSQNDSNINFKVAETLSKGSVLTIAYAVVLTPDAVRGTGQNIANVKGKRTDNNLPVKDGPTMFQLRIRPGILSNTGTILGRVFVDKNFDGEQQANEPGIPNAVIFMDDGNKITTDPNGLFSVANVLPGSRSGVLDLSSLPGYTLAPNLYIKERNSQSRLVHLAPGGMVRMNFGVTPTFKGEKP, from the coding sequence GTGAACTTTCTAACTGTAAAACGCCCCATTAAATCAATTAATGGCTGTCTACACATCCTAGCTGCTAGTGCTATTACTGGAGGAATTTTACAAATTGCGGCGATTGCTGGAGCGCAAACTCAAGCAAATTGTCCCCGGCAATCTATCGAAAATCAAGCGGTCTCTGTCTATCAGGATACATCTTCTCAAGGAAGTCCTGATGTGAGTAGTTCATCAAACTTAGTCATTAATTGCCTATCGCGGCAATTAACAACAATTAATACCGCCGGAATTACAGACAGTAATAGTAATAGGATTTTAAGGGATTTGACAGAAGCTTTAATGACTGTACTTCGCAGAGACACGAATTTAACCTCTGAAGAAGCCAATAAAGCAGTTATGGTTGCTACTCAAGCTTGGGCAAAGTTGCCTGCTAATTCTTCAATTACCACTATATTTACAGCAGCACGCACAGCCATCGTAGCAGCATTACCTAATAAAGCGAACTTGTTAGATAGTGTTGGTACTTCTAGTAAAGTATTGAGCCTTGCCAAAGGTCTAAAATCTAACAAAGCAAATTTATCTGATAATATTGGTTTTTCTTCAGAACAACAAGTTAGTAACCTGGCAAAACAAGTACTAAAACAAGCTTTAATATTAGCAGGTATCCCCAAAGAAACGGCTGAACAAATGGTGGAAATGATCCCATTAGATCAAAGCATTTCTAATGGGTTTCAGAGTGTTAAATCTGCTTATCCAAAGCAAATACAAGCACTCAATCAAGTTCAACAAAATTTAGTGGGAGAGTTGGATAACCTCAAACAAGAAATTCAAACACAACTTATATCAGGAAATGAACTTGCTTTTGCTTTTGTATTACGAAATACTAAATTAACAGAAGACGATAATACAGGCGATATTGATTTTTGGATTCCTAATCCTGCTGAGGAACAAATTAAATTTCTTACAGGATCTGGTACTGTAACTGCGGTTAAATATCAAGTCTTGAATGCTCAAGGAGATATCACCGCTCAAGGAACTGTTACAGATTCCCAATTTATTAGAGTTGCTAAAGGAGGAGAATTAAAAGTTTGGGTAATGCTGAAACTTGGCACAGTTCTTAGTGCAGGTAGCGGTTGGGTAGTGGCGCTAAATAATAGTGTTACTGGGGAAGTTGTACAGCAAAGTACTGTAAGTTTTACATCGGCGTTAACCGATCCTTTTGGTCGAATTACTAGCTGTACAGGCGGGACTTTGGCGAATTATCAGGGATTCAATGTTGGCTTATATGAACCCGATGCGAATGATAGTACAGGAACTGGCATTGCTGGGATAGTTCCCTTAACAGGTACAGAACTTCCCGATAATCCTAATAACCAAGTACCCAGAGGTATTACTCCTAATACTCAAAATAGTAACCCTTTCAACCTCACGAATAGCGATCAAGGTCGTTACAGTTTTCTGTTAGATAAAAGTCGCGGTCAGTTAAGTGTAGGTAAAACTTATATTTTATTAGTAAACACGCCTTCAGGTTCCAACTATCGTGGACGGCGCGTTCGGATCAAGATTGATGGCATTACGAAACAGGCAGATAATTCAGAAATTGTTAAATATACTGCTACCTCTCTAGATGATTTACCGATTAGTATCTTATTCCAACCTGGTCAGTCACTTCCTACAAAAACTGATGAAAACTCCACAAAAACTGGAGAAATTGCAAGTTTTGTAGAAACTGGAGAGATAGTCATTGAAAATGCTGAGGCTCAAGGGTTAAGTTTAGCCGTTGTTAGTTTGTTTACAAGCGTGTGTGAAGCTTCGGAACTGCAAATTGTAAAAACAGGCGATCGCGCGGCGGCTGAACCAGGAGATACTGTAATCTATCGCCTCTCCATCAGAAATCTTAGCAACACTAATATTAACAACTTAGAGATTACAGATAACTTACCATTAGGATTCAAATTTTTACCCGAATCTGTTAGGGCTTCTCTCCCAATTTCTGGAAAAACGAATCCTGTCGCCATTACTTCTAGCCAGAATGATTCAAATATTAACTTTAAAGTCGCAGAAACTCTATCCAAGGGAAGTGTGCTAACAATTGCCTATGCTGTCGTTCTTACTCCAGATGCAGTTAGAGGGACAGGTCAAAATATTGCCAACGTTAAAGGAAAACGCACTGATAATAATTTGCCTGTAAAAGATGGTCCTACCATGTTCCAATTACGTATTAGACCAGGAATATTATCTAATACAGGTACTATTTTGGGTCGTGTGTTTGTTGATAAAAACTTTGATGGTGAACAACAAGCAAATGAACCTGGTATTCCTAATGCTGTGATCTTTATGGATGACGGTAATAAAATTACTACTGATCCTAATGGATTGTTCTCCGTTGCCAACGTGCTTCCAGGTTCCCGCAGTGGAGTTTTAGATCTTAGTAGTCTCCCTGGTTATACCTTAGCTCCTAATCTTTATATCAAGGAACGCAATAGCCAATCTCGATTGGTGCATTTAGCGCCAGGGGGCATGGTGCGTATGAACTTCGGAGTTACCCCCACATTTAAAGGAGAAAAACCCTAA
- a CDS encoding TonB-dependent receptor has protein sequence MQSHSVKAADDKNNPVNSEGGQTQNLPENSVTPENKVDQVGNSIAPTDVKIITPTSNTVLDIPATSVVLQFPAEAKVELRVNGVLVESSLIGRTETDPKTKLVTQTWYGVSFREGENILTAQATINGVASQIASVKVQVAGDAQRLTVETVEKQIPADNRSTATVQGQLLDKNGNRSNRDAIVTLTASGGEFVGVDADTDQPGFQVQARQGQFTASLRSSSEAKVTRIRAATGALEAFNQIEFQTSLRPSIATGVIDVRLGGRGTNYYENFREFLPPSKDNKTQLNISSAVFATGKVGDWLFTGAYNSDRALNEDCSGNTGLSRDVQACEAYSVYGDSSTKERTTRSQDSVFLRFERNKDYVMWGDYDTQEFARPSQEFTATSRQLHGFKTNYNIGNLQLTGLYANNVKGFQRDTIAPDGTSGYYFVSRRLLVTGSEEVFIELEELNRPGTVLSRKKLNRGSDYQIDYDRGTLLFNQPILRTDVSPEGLVLVRRIVTTYQFESKDPTANIFAGRAQYNFSQELNKESWLASSYFRENQGMRHFEIYGADALISLGSKSNLVAEYAHSKNDSELMGMVSGSAYRVEANAEITDKIQTRAYLRSADTGFANNATTSFVAGQTRYGFNVNAQVLNTTTFRAQYDHEDNRGIAPRPLNTFEDLFNPGLEAIPGSKVDNSLTTISAGIQQSIGNSKLDVDFIHRQREDRLQNSPLSANSNQLRSRLTVPVNNQITLRAQNEINLSSEKDIAYPDRTILGVDWAAYPGINISLNHQFFTGQTEGNNSITSLDMKGDYKLGTDTALTGRYSIIGGGGNSMTTQGAIGINQGVKITPGLRLNLAYEHVFGDILNRTGAGQQFLQPFAVGQSASAIGVQGGDSYSVGLDYTDSPDFKASARYEHRSSSDGNNNVISANVAGKVSPALTAIANYQQANFSNQTLKGLGDTANLRLGLAFRDPNNDSFNALLRYEYRKNPATIPDTLLLGSGTGSEDHTIALETIYAPSWQWEFYGKYALRDSTSYLAQDLIGNTTTSLAQVRATYRLGYSMDLVGEGRWINQTQTGYKETGLLIELGYYITPNLRLAAGYGFGKVDDRDFDGARSAGGFTFGLTVKLNELFSGFGLQKVAPPQQQESQVQPVSSNSSTSPAATTDTPATESATTAPPSVTTDTPATESTTTNPTVPAATTPAVTLPVQGATP, from the coding sequence ATGCAGAGTCACTCGGTTAAAGCGGCAGATGATAAAAATAACCCAGTGAATTCTGAGGGTGGTCAAACTCAGAATCTTCCTGAAAATTCAGTAACACCTGAGAATAAAGTAGATCAAGTTGGTAATTCTATAGCGCCAACCGATGTAAAGATTATCACTCCCACATCTAATACTGTTTTAGATATTCCAGCAACATCAGTCGTTCTCCAATTTCCAGCAGAAGCTAAGGTAGAACTTCGAGTTAATGGAGTATTAGTTGAATCTAGTTTAATTGGGCGTACTGAGACTGATCCTAAGACAAAGTTAGTAACACAAACTTGGTATGGAGTTTCCTTCCGCGAGGGAGAAAATATTCTGACTGCCCAAGCCACAATTAATGGTGTAGCAAGCCAAATCGCTTCAGTTAAAGTGCAGGTAGCGGGAGATGCTCAACGGCTAACTGTGGAAACCGTAGAAAAGCAAATTCCAGCAGATAATCGTTCAACTGCTACTGTTCAGGGTCAGCTTTTAGATAAAAATGGCAATCGTTCTAATCGAGATGCAATTGTTACTCTAACGGCAAGTGGTGGAGAATTTGTTGGAGTAGACGCAGATACAGACCAGCCAGGGTTTCAGGTACAAGCTCGTCAAGGACAATTTACTGCAAGTTTGCGCTCTAGTAGTGAAGCTAAAGTAACTAGGATTCGGGCGGCTACTGGCGCTTTAGAAGCATTTAATCAAATTGAGTTTCAGACATCTCTGCGTCCTAGTATTGCTACAGGAGTAATTGATGTACGGTTGGGAGGTCGGGGGACAAACTATTACGAGAATTTTAGAGAATTTTTACCCCCAAGTAAAGATAACAAAACACAGTTAAATATATCTTCGGCTGTTTTTGCGACGGGTAAAGTAGGGGATTGGTTATTTACAGGAGCTTATAATAGCGATCGCGCTCTCAATGAAGATTGCAGTGGAAACACAGGTTTATCACGAGATGTACAAGCTTGTGAAGCTTATTCGGTATACGGAGATAGCTCTACAAAAGAACGCACAACTCGTTCTCAAGATAGTGTGTTTTTAAGATTTGAGCGCAACAAAGATTATGTAATGTGGGGGGACTACGACACTCAAGAATTTGCCCGCCCATCCCAAGAATTTACCGCTACGAGTCGTCAACTTCACGGTTTTAAAACTAATTATAATATTGGAAATCTGCAACTCACTGGCTTATATGCCAATAATGTGAAAGGCTTTCAGCGAGACACAATTGCTCCCGATGGCACCAGTGGTTATTATTTCGTTTCCAGACGGTTATTGGTAACGGGAAGCGAAGAGGTTTTTATTGAATTAGAAGAATTAAACCGTCCCGGAACAGTACTTTCCCGTAAAAAACTTAACAGAGGTTCTGATTATCAAATAGACTACGATCGCGGCACGTTATTATTCAATCAGCCAATCCTACGAACTGATGTAAGCCCTGAAGGATTGGTATTAGTGCGACGAATTGTTACCACTTATCAATTTGAAAGTAAAGACCCGACTGCCAACATTTTCGCAGGTCGCGCACAGTACAATTTTTCACAGGAACTTAATAAAGAAAGCTGGTTAGCATCTTCTTACTTCAGGGAAAATCAGGGGATGCGCCATTTTGAGATATATGGTGCAGATGCTTTGATTTCTTTAGGTTCAAAATCGAATTTAGTTGCAGAGTATGCCCATTCCAAAAATGATTCTGAATTGATGGGAATGGTTAGCGGCTCTGCATATCGTGTAGAAGCCAATGCCGAAATAACAGATAAAATTCAAACTCGTGCTTATTTACGTTCAGCAGATACGGGTTTTGCCAATAATGCTACTACCAGTTTTGTTGCAGGTCAAACCCGTTATGGTTTTAACGTCAACGCTCAAGTTTTGAACACTACAACTTTTCGGGCGCAATATGACCATGAAGATAATCGCGGCATTGCACCCCGACCTTTAAATACATTTGAAGATTTATTCAACCCTGGTTTAGAAGCTATTCCTGGTAGCAAAGTAGATAATTCTTTAACTACTATTTCAGCAGGAATTCAACAATCAATTGGTAATTCTAAGCTAGATGTAGACTTTATTCATCGTCAACGAGAAGACCGCCTGCAAAATAGTCCTCTTAGTGCTAATTCCAATCAGTTGCGATCGCGCCTCACTGTTCCTGTTAATAATCAAATTACATTGCGGGCGCAAAATGAAATAAACCTTTCCTCCGAAAAAGATATCGCCTATCCCGACCGCACAATATTAGGAGTAGATTGGGCTGCTTACCCCGGCATTAATATCAGCTTGAATCATCAATTTTTCACAGGACAGACAGAGGGAAATAACTCAATCACCAGCCTAGATATGAAAGGTGATTACAAATTGGGAACTGACACCGCCTTGACCGGACGCTACTCTATTATCGGTGGTGGTGGTAATTCCATGACCACTCAAGGAGCTATTGGTATAAATCAGGGTGTAAAAATTACCCCTGGACTACGCCTTAACTTAGCTTATGAGCACGTCTTTGGCGATATCTTGAATCGTACAGGGGCAGGGCAACAATTTCTCCAGCCATTTGCAGTGGGTCAAAGTGCATCTGCCATCGGTGTTCAAGGCGGCGACAGCTATAGCGTTGGACTCGATTACACCGATAGCCCTGACTTCAAAGCCAGCGCCCGCTACGAACATCGTTCTTCCTCTGACGGTAATAATAATGTCATTTCCGCTAATGTCGCTGGTAAAGTTTCCCCAGCACTGACCGCAATTGCCAATTATCAACAAGCTAACTTTTCCAATCAAACCCTTAAAGGACTAGGGGATACAGCCAATCTCAGACTAGGACTTGCCTTTCGTGACCCTAATAACGATAGCTTTAACGCTTTACTGCGTTACGAATACCGCAAAAATCCCGCTACTATTCCCGATACCCTCTTACTCGGTAGCGGTACAGGTTCTGAAGATCATACCATTGCCCTTGAAACCATCTATGCTCCTAGCTGGCAATGGGAGTTTTACGGCAAATATGCCCTGCGCGACAGCACCTCTTATCTCGCTCAAGATTTAATCGGTAATACCACAACTTCTCTGGCTCAAGTACGTGCTACTTATCGTCTGGGATACAGTATGGATTTAGTCGGAGAAGGTCGTTGGATCAATCAAACTCAAACAGGCTACAAAGAAACAGGCTTGCTGATTGAACTAGGTTACTATATCACTCCTAATTTACGCCTAGCTGCTGGATATGGCTTCGGTAAAGTTGATGACCGCGATTTTGATGGGGCGCGTTCCGCAGGAGGCTTTACCTTCGGATTAACAGTTAAGCTCAACGAATTATTTAGCGGTTTTGGATTGCAAAAAGTAGCACCCCCGCAGCAACAAGAATCTCAAGTTCAACCAGTGTCGAGTAATTCATCTACATCCCCAGCCGCAACTACCGATACACCTGCAACTGAATCAGCAACTACAGCCCCTCCAAGTGTTACTACAGATACACCCGCAACTGAGTCAACAACTACAAATCCTACTGTCCCAGCAGCAACTACTCCTGCTGTCACTCTACCTGTACAAGGTGCAACCCCATGA
- a CDS encoding DUF11 domain-containing protein: MKRLSIGTLGAIALLVAVPVISTIPGVPNLGQMGQALADTVKQAKVQLSLAAEKKVIARNDQGQEKITWQTLQGKAQVNPGDVIRYNINGQNNGDRAAKKLVLNQPIPQGTIYVLNSATGNNGATTTFSIDGGKNFLAKPTIQVKLPNGKTEVRPAPADRYTQVRWTFGEQIQPKATVNASYEVKVR; the protein is encoded by the coding sequence ATGAAACGTTTATCTATCGGTACTCTAGGCGCGATCGCTCTTTTAGTTGCAGTACCAGTAATCAGCACTATCCCTGGTGTTCCTAACTTAGGACAAATGGGACAAGCCCTCGCTGATACTGTTAAGCAAGCTAAGGTGCAACTAAGTTTGGCAGCAGAAAAGAAAGTTATTGCACGCAACGATCAAGGTCAAGAAAAAATAACTTGGCAGACTTTGCAAGGCAAAGCGCAGGTTAATCCAGGTGATGTAATTCGCTACAATATTAATGGTCAAAATAATGGCGATCGCGCAGCTAAAAAATTGGTTCTGAATCAACCAATTCCTCAAGGAACCATTTACGTTTTGAATTCTGCTACTGGTAATAACGGCGCAACTACTACCTTTAGTATTGATGGCGGTAAAAATTTCCTAGCCAAGCCGACTATTCAAGTGAAGCTTCCTAATGGAAAAACCGAAGTTAGACCTGCTCCTGCTGATAGATACACCCAGGTTCGTTGGACTTTTGGTGAACAAATTCAGCCTAAAGCTACTGTCAACGCTTCCTATGAAGTGAAAGTGCGCTAA